A single Leguminivora glycinivorella isolate SPB_JAAS2020 chromosome 25, LegGlyc_1.1, whole genome shotgun sequence DNA region contains:
- the LOC125239368 gene encoding uncharacterized protein LOC125239368 isoform X2 has translation MITRRRSTLLLWCLISLSLAEDTPPGLVAKDSEQDLVAEATQSGAQAQKREASLSNSYGEPLPADAYGPPRDNSNGLQHPAPVFQQQDFQNNVFDTPPGAYGPPQPIVFPSQGYEGPPPPVRKPQPIYGPPKQTYGPPKQIYGPPKPVYGPPKKTYGPPKQTYGAPFKPPKIQFPKPVYGIPKQMYGPPKPVYGPPKIQTTYGAPVNNIPLPALPELPPINLPQNFGTGIGNIDLPATIYGTPIPSLPLDLKPNFPVPSDTYGPPGHAIGPMGPNEQVVVQDIGSIGHYGPPQPDPNPRPPHPGIPAPPTPPHVLYDGWKPIPGVSKPFIENVDNHIGDQYGPPPPAPVQEIHLNLDGHSLPNVNSGHSFSHGSGAQISTGYSNVHQDILANIDLNAIVGGDSNHIDQSKTVFEAHYTEPSHDLGVQSLPLSQNKPFDTYGAPPVESLSGGSYPASIRQQGAKGLVPPSGVYGVPPGSQYGAPPRPPPANLPIPYGSHSGGGHSGGSSPRHPIKFRDSVPEGLFQNIGQTTRVKDAHNIDHIKQGPAYLPPPVREVKDANHQIGNFGIGNLALSIEPSSLFTLPHAGNPINFQHVQQPSNLYGSPIDSYSAPLGTIADHTASGSNTNTVTASLDGTILANLSNLDAAAILKHCPYHEAILKAAQLGEKIPSDLASSYVASLSSLGSTLSKSQQTLMSPQNGFNTPVPGSESVSYNSKDLDTASHTLVQAILPTNNIKSEKTEKTSIQKGKSIKDESGKHSYKHEGLQQQILQTSEKIRNLSEETKQLQQKIVSTSQSLNQVNGQISQFGQREKSKGNSYSYQIQSSADHNGKGQPSIPHEQLLSEGLLQSILQAIEQPSQKPRQVKVQNQNINFEQASTLDLANLDAGGLILPAGYEPIDRTKEKEKGQKQEKQVTVDQEIQSTNKDIKQILNSEIIHRHRGDIPHTECDLRADHSVTHTIVVPPPNVDKVAPVEEIDDNDVAIYFDEKTEVTEKQEPVTEISVATSISEGEYEKPEFGDKIEKKQS, from the exons ACGCTGCTCCTCTGGTGTCTCATCTCACTGTCATTGGCAGAAGACACTCCCCCCGGCCTCGTGGCGAAAGACAGCGAGCAAGACCTAGTGGCTGAAGCGACGCAGTCAG GTGCACAGGCTCAGAAGCGCGAGGCATCGTTATCAAACTCTTACGGAGAGCCGCTGCCTGCCGACGCCTATGGACCCCCGAGAGATAACTCCAATG GTCTCCAGCACCCAGCGCCCGTATTCCAGCAGCAGGACTTCCAGAACAACGTCTTCGACACCCCACCTGGCGCCTACGGACCCCCTCAGCCCATCGTCTTCCCCAGCCAGGGCTACGAGGGACCCCCGCCCCCCGTGCGCAAACCTCAGCCCATCTACGGACCCCCCAAACAAACCTACGGACCCCCTAAACAAATATACGGACCCCCCAAACCCGTCTACGGACCCCCTAAGAAAACCTACGGCCCCCCAAAACAGACCTATGGAGCACCTTTCAAACCACCGAAAATTCAATTCCCTAAACCAGTTTACGGCATCCCGAAACAAATGTATGGACCCCCTAAACCTGTTTATGGACCGCCTAAAATACAGACCACCTACGGCGCTCCAGTGAACAACATACCTTTGCCAGCGCTACCTGAGCTGCCACCGATTAATCTGCCACAGAACTTCGGCACAGGAATCGGAAACATCGATTTACCAGCGACCATCTACGGAACCCCCATCCCATCTTTACCTTTAGACCTGAAACCTAACTTCCCCGTCCCATCTGACACTTACGGGCCTCCTGGACACGCTATCGGACCTATGGGACCTAACGAGCAAGTTGTCGTTCAAGATATCGGCAGCATCGGACATTATGGTCCTCCCCAACCTGATCCGAACCCAAGGCCACCGCATCCAGGCATCCCCGCCCCGCCTACTCCCCCTCATGTACTCTACGATGGATGGAAACCGATTCCTGGAGTCTCCAAACCTTTTATTGAGAACGTAGACAATCATATCGGAGACCAATACGGACCGCCACCGCCAGCGCCTGTCCAAGAAATCCATTTGAATTTAGATGGCCATTCGCTCCCAAATGTGAACTCAGGCCACTCTTTCTCTCATGGATCTGGAGCTCAAATATCTACAGGCTACTCCAACGTACACCAGGATATCTTAGCTAATATTGACTTGAACGCTATTGTCGGTGGAGACTCGAACCACATTGATCAATCTAAGACTGTGTTTGAAGCGCATTATACTGAACCGAGCCATGATCTTGGTGTTCAAAGTCTTCCGCTGTCGCAGAATAAGCCTTTTGATACTTACGGCGCACCACCTGTGGAGTCCCTGTCAGGAGGATCATATCCTGCTTCGATTAGACAACAGGGCGCCAAAGGCTTAGTTCCGCCTTCAGGTGTTTATGGAGTACCGCCTGGAAGCCAATATGGAGCTCCCCCGCGCCCACCGCCAGCGAATCTCCCCATTCCTTACGGAAGTCACTCCGGCGGCGGACATTCAGGCGGCAGCTCTCCTCGACACCCTATCAAATTTAGGGATTCCGTCCCAGAAGGACTGTTCCAAAACATCGGCCAAACTACACGCGTGAAAGATGCCCATAACATCGACCATATCAAACAAGGACCGGCGTATCTCCCTCCACCTGTCAGGGAAGTTAAGGACGCGAATCATCAGATCGGCAACTTTGGCATTGGAAACCTTGCCTTATCCATCGAGCCTTCGAGCCTTTTCACTCTGCCGCATGCCGGGAACCCTATCAACTTCCAACATGTACAGCAACCTAGCAATCTGTATGGCTCTCCTATCGACTCTTATTCAGCACCCCTTGGAACCATTGCCGACCATACAGCTTCTGGCTCTAACACAAATACAGTAACAGCTTCTTTAGACGGTACGATCTTGGCTAACCTTTCAAACTTGGacgcggccgccattttgaaacaCTGTCCGTACCACGAAGCTATTCTTAAAGCGGCTCAATTGGGGGAGAAGATACCTTCAGACTTAGCATCCAGCTACGTCGCCAGTCTGAGCTCTTTAGGATCGACCTTATCTAAGAGCCAACAGACTTTAATGTCGCCTCAGAACGGGTTCAACACACCCGTGCCTGGAAGCGAGTCAGTCTCATACAATTCTAAAGACCTAGACACTGCCTCTCACACATTAGTTCAAGCGATTCTTCCAACCAATAACATAAAGAGTGAAAAGACGGAAAAGACAAGCATACAGAAAGGTAAATCTATAAAAGACGAGTCTGGCAAGCATAGTTACAAACATGAAGGTCTGCAGCAGCAAATCTTACAAACGTCTGAGAAAATCAGGAATTTGAGTGAGGAGACTAAGCAACTACAACAGAAGATTGTATCGACGAGCCAAAGCTTGAATCAAGTCAATGGGCAAATATCACAATTCGGGCAGAGAGAGAAGAGCAAAGGCAACAGCTATTCGTATCAAATACAGTCTTCCGCTGACCACAATGGCAAAGGACAACCTTCGATTCCTCACGAGCAATTACTATCCGAAGGTCTGCTGCAAAGTATCTTGCAAGCAATTGAACAGCCTTCTCAGAAACCTAGGCAAGTGAAGGTACAGAACCAGAACATCAATTTTGAACAAGCCAGCACTTTAGATTTAGCTAATTTAGACGCTGGTGGTCTCATCCTGCCTGCTGGTTACGAACCAATCGATAGAaccaaagaaaaagaaaaaggtCAAAAACAAGAGAAGCAGGTAACTGTTGATCAAGAGATACAGAGCACTAATAAAGACATCAAACAGATACTTAACAGTGAAATAATACACAGACATAGAGGAGACATTCCACACACAGAATGCGATTTAAGAGCTGACCACTCGGTCACTCACACTATTGTAGTGCCTCCACCAAACGTTGATAAAGTAGCGCCAGTGGAAGAAATCGATGATAACGATGTAGCCATCTATTTTGACGAGAAAACTGAAGTGACTGAAAAGCAGGAGCCGGTCACTGAAATCTCAGTAGCGACGAGTATAAGCGAAGGGGAGTATGAAAAACCTGAATTTGGCGATAAAATTGAGAAGAAGCAATCGTAG
- the LOC125239368 gene encoding uncharacterized protein LOC125239368 isoform X1, translating into MITRRRSTLLLWCLISLSLAEDTPPGLVAKDSEQDLVAEATQSGNCTGAQAQKREASLSNSYGEPLPADAYGPPRDNSNGLQHPAPVFQQQDFQNNVFDTPPGAYGPPQPIVFPSQGYEGPPPPVRKPQPIYGPPKQTYGPPKQIYGPPKPVYGPPKKTYGPPKQTYGAPFKPPKIQFPKPVYGIPKQMYGPPKPVYGPPKIQTTYGAPVNNIPLPALPELPPINLPQNFGTGIGNIDLPATIYGTPIPSLPLDLKPNFPVPSDTYGPPGHAIGPMGPNEQVVVQDIGSIGHYGPPQPDPNPRPPHPGIPAPPTPPHVLYDGWKPIPGVSKPFIENVDNHIGDQYGPPPPAPVQEIHLNLDGHSLPNVNSGHSFSHGSGAQISTGYSNVHQDILANIDLNAIVGGDSNHIDQSKTVFEAHYTEPSHDLGVQSLPLSQNKPFDTYGAPPVESLSGGSYPASIRQQGAKGLVPPSGVYGVPPGSQYGAPPRPPPANLPIPYGSHSGGGHSGGSSPRHPIKFRDSVPEGLFQNIGQTTRVKDAHNIDHIKQGPAYLPPPVREVKDANHQIGNFGIGNLALSIEPSSLFTLPHAGNPINFQHVQQPSNLYGSPIDSYSAPLGTIADHTASGSNTNTVTASLDGTILANLSNLDAAAILKHCPYHEAILKAAQLGEKIPSDLASSYVASLSSLGSTLSKSQQTLMSPQNGFNTPVPGSESVSYNSKDLDTASHTLVQAILPTNNIKSEKTEKTSIQKGKSIKDESGKHSYKHEGLQQQILQTSEKIRNLSEETKQLQQKIVSTSQSLNQVNGQISQFGQREKSKGNSYSYQIQSSADHNGKGQPSIPHEQLLSEGLLQSILQAIEQPSQKPRQVKVQNQNINFEQASTLDLANLDAGGLILPAGYEPIDRTKEKEKGQKQEKQVTVDQEIQSTNKDIKQILNSEIIHRHRGDIPHTECDLRADHSVTHTIVVPPPNVDKVAPVEEIDDNDVAIYFDEKTEVTEKQEPVTEISVATSISEGEYEKPEFGDKIEKKQS; encoded by the exons ACGCTGCTCCTCTGGTGTCTCATCTCACTGTCATTGGCAGAAGACACTCCCCCCGGCCTCGTGGCGAAAGACAGCGAGCAAGACCTAGTGGCTGAAGCGACGCAGTCAGGTAATTGTacagg TGCACAGGCTCAGAAGCGCGAGGCATCGTTATCAAACTCTTACGGAGAGCCGCTGCCTGCCGACGCCTATGGACCCCCGAGAGATAACTCCAATG GTCTCCAGCACCCAGCGCCCGTATTCCAGCAGCAGGACTTCCAGAACAACGTCTTCGACACCCCACCTGGCGCCTACGGACCCCCTCAGCCCATCGTCTTCCCCAGCCAGGGCTACGAGGGACCCCCGCCCCCCGTGCGCAAACCTCAGCCCATCTACGGACCCCCCAAACAAACCTACGGACCCCCTAAACAAATATACGGACCCCCCAAACCCGTCTACGGACCCCCTAAGAAAACCTACGGCCCCCCAAAACAGACCTATGGAGCACCTTTCAAACCACCGAAAATTCAATTCCCTAAACCAGTTTACGGCATCCCGAAACAAATGTATGGACCCCCTAAACCTGTTTATGGACCGCCTAAAATACAGACCACCTACGGCGCTCCAGTGAACAACATACCTTTGCCAGCGCTACCTGAGCTGCCACCGATTAATCTGCCACAGAACTTCGGCACAGGAATCGGAAACATCGATTTACCAGCGACCATCTACGGAACCCCCATCCCATCTTTACCTTTAGACCTGAAACCTAACTTCCCCGTCCCATCTGACACTTACGGGCCTCCTGGACACGCTATCGGACCTATGGGACCTAACGAGCAAGTTGTCGTTCAAGATATCGGCAGCATCGGACATTATGGTCCTCCCCAACCTGATCCGAACCCAAGGCCACCGCATCCAGGCATCCCCGCCCCGCCTACTCCCCCTCATGTACTCTACGATGGATGGAAACCGATTCCTGGAGTCTCCAAACCTTTTATTGAGAACGTAGACAATCATATCGGAGACCAATACGGACCGCCACCGCCAGCGCCTGTCCAAGAAATCCATTTGAATTTAGATGGCCATTCGCTCCCAAATGTGAACTCAGGCCACTCTTTCTCTCATGGATCTGGAGCTCAAATATCTACAGGCTACTCCAACGTACACCAGGATATCTTAGCTAATATTGACTTGAACGCTATTGTCGGTGGAGACTCGAACCACATTGATCAATCTAAGACTGTGTTTGAAGCGCATTATACTGAACCGAGCCATGATCTTGGTGTTCAAAGTCTTCCGCTGTCGCAGAATAAGCCTTTTGATACTTACGGCGCACCACCTGTGGAGTCCCTGTCAGGAGGATCATATCCTGCTTCGATTAGACAACAGGGCGCCAAAGGCTTAGTTCCGCCTTCAGGTGTTTATGGAGTACCGCCTGGAAGCCAATATGGAGCTCCCCCGCGCCCACCGCCAGCGAATCTCCCCATTCCTTACGGAAGTCACTCCGGCGGCGGACATTCAGGCGGCAGCTCTCCTCGACACCCTATCAAATTTAGGGATTCCGTCCCAGAAGGACTGTTCCAAAACATCGGCCAAACTACACGCGTGAAAGATGCCCATAACATCGACCATATCAAACAAGGACCGGCGTATCTCCCTCCACCTGTCAGGGAAGTTAAGGACGCGAATCATCAGATCGGCAACTTTGGCATTGGAAACCTTGCCTTATCCATCGAGCCTTCGAGCCTTTTCACTCTGCCGCATGCCGGGAACCCTATCAACTTCCAACATGTACAGCAACCTAGCAATCTGTATGGCTCTCCTATCGACTCTTATTCAGCACCCCTTGGAACCATTGCCGACCATACAGCTTCTGGCTCTAACACAAATACAGTAACAGCTTCTTTAGACGGTACGATCTTGGCTAACCTTTCAAACTTGGacgcggccgccattttgaaacaCTGTCCGTACCACGAAGCTATTCTTAAAGCGGCTCAATTGGGGGAGAAGATACCTTCAGACTTAGCATCCAGCTACGTCGCCAGTCTGAGCTCTTTAGGATCGACCTTATCTAAGAGCCAACAGACTTTAATGTCGCCTCAGAACGGGTTCAACACACCCGTGCCTGGAAGCGAGTCAGTCTCATACAATTCTAAAGACCTAGACACTGCCTCTCACACATTAGTTCAAGCGATTCTTCCAACCAATAACATAAAGAGTGAAAAGACGGAAAAGACAAGCATACAGAAAGGTAAATCTATAAAAGACGAGTCTGGCAAGCATAGTTACAAACATGAAGGTCTGCAGCAGCAAATCTTACAAACGTCTGAGAAAATCAGGAATTTGAGTGAGGAGACTAAGCAACTACAACAGAAGATTGTATCGACGAGCCAAAGCTTGAATCAAGTCAATGGGCAAATATCACAATTCGGGCAGAGAGAGAAGAGCAAAGGCAACAGCTATTCGTATCAAATACAGTCTTCCGCTGACCACAATGGCAAAGGACAACCTTCGATTCCTCACGAGCAATTACTATCCGAAGGTCTGCTGCAAAGTATCTTGCAAGCAATTGAACAGCCTTCTCAGAAACCTAGGCAAGTGAAGGTACAGAACCAGAACATCAATTTTGAACAAGCCAGCACTTTAGATTTAGCTAATTTAGACGCTGGTGGTCTCATCCTGCCTGCTGGTTACGAACCAATCGATAGAaccaaagaaaaagaaaaaggtCAAAAACAAGAGAAGCAGGTAACTGTTGATCAAGAGATACAGAGCACTAATAAAGACATCAAACAGATACTTAACAGTGAAATAATACACAGACATAGAGGAGACATTCCACACACAGAATGCGATTTAAGAGCTGACCACTCGGTCACTCACACTATTGTAGTGCCTCCACCAAACGTTGATAAAGTAGCGCCAGTGGAAGAAATCGATGATAACGATGTAGCCATCTATTTTGACGAGAAAACTGAAGTGACTGAAAAGCAGGAGCCGGTCACTGAAATCTCAGTAGCGACGAGTATAAGCGAAGGGGAGTATGAAAAACCTGAATTTGGCGATAAAATTGAGAAGAAGCAATCGTAG
- the LOC125239192 gene encoding zinc finger protein 420-like: MENNKKPYYKYCVVPMCENNIKTAPDKVYFLMPKGGDVRKTWCLAMSREMVSLSSCLYCCEDHFDIEKDTENYMEYKIMTLEHGQKVTLRLKRGVVPYIFKCQNKVKLQPPPESNCPSKRKSSNNRSRMDTEYVKEPYDVPGDACWPSSSRHSEAVSLETNDFRIKKEIVDLQEEIKQFDKQEIHIKEQYVYEYAYDPVVDDIDIEEEISQKKENINEEVINSHDHDIDMKINTDMKTEVRIKEEPNAGDEVDVNLDFIELQDKYVKVKQEVIDIHDIDFNVNEEFNTREDVNDVNQDDIELQNKDVNGKQEVIDTNDKDFNVNEEFIKREDVDDVNQDNIELQNKDVSVKQEVDVQDHFEEVSQADLQNIDPKHEFDIQDDISSETGLQKQTKKEIDAKQMGLQKKDIKKETDAKQTGLQNEQIQKEIDANHSGLQKEQTQKEIDAKQMGLQKQTKEEIDAKDKGLQKAVQIKKEMEDLYSEHEVLEEIVVGPVVVETRAKSTRKDKEDLLIVASSDQVECHICSLVCKYPSHLKVHIRRHTKQKPFSCKQCNKKFTVRYSLEQHKRVHTGARPYSCSSCDKQFAYKSGLTIHERTHTGEKPYACTMCNETFICLSNLKSHKRRHADEKPFSCNLCEKRFTQRSSLNSHEKLHKGIKAHSCSTCNKEFSKLSNLKVHERSHTGDKPYSCRYCEKKFTVRSHLKNHERIHTRDKPYSCGICNQTFTQQSALICHERTHTGQKPYSCETCDKKFSNSDHLKVHERIHSGQKPYSCKICKETFIYSSSLKSHLRTHSGERPYYCDICKKTFSHRNTLKVHIRTHSGERPFSCGSCEKAFSTRHSLLCHERVHSGDKPYACNVCNKSFSQRVTLINHERLHTGDKPFSCKTCKKRFTNRSGLFSHKCEQMQNRIATS, encoded by the exons ATGGAAAACAACAAAAAAccatattataaatattgcGTCGTTCCTATGTgcgaaaataatataaaaactgCACCTGACAAAGTTTATTTCCTAATGCCGAAAGGTGGAGATGTAAGGAAAACCTGGTGCTTGGCGATGAGCAGGGAAATGGTATCTTTATCGAGCTGTTTATATTGTTGTGAAGATCACTTTGAC ATTGAAAAGGATACAGAGAATTACATGGAATACAAAATAATGACATTAGAACATGGACAAAAAGTGACATTACGCTTAAAAAGAGGAGTAGtaccatatatatttaaatgtcaGAACAAAGTTAAGTTGCAGCCACCACCGGAGAGCAACTGTCCTAGCAAAAGAAAAAG TTCAAATAACCGATCAAGAATGGATACAGAGTATGTAAAGGAACCTTACGATGTCCCGGGGGACGCTTGTTGGCCGTCTTCGAGCA GGCATTCTGAAGCTGTGTCTCTAGAAACCAATGATTTCCGAATCAAGAAAGAAATTGTAGATCTACAGGAAGAGATAAAACAGTTTGATAAACAAGAAATCCACATAAAGgaacaatatgtatatgaatatgCATATGATCCAGTAGTAGATGATATTGATATAGAAGAAGAGATcagccaaaagaaagaaaatataaaCGAAGAAGTAATCAACTCACATGATCATGATATTgacatgaaaataaatactgatatGAAAACAGAAGTCAGAATTAAAGAAGAACCCAACGCGGGTGATGAAGTTGATGTAAATCTAGATTTTATTGAATTGCAAGATAAATATGTGAAGGTTAAGcaagaagttattgatatacaTGATATAGATTTCAATGTTAATGAAGAATTTAATACACGAGAGGATGTTAATGACGTAAATCAAGACGATATTGAACTGCAAAATAAAGATGTCAATGGTAAGCAAGAAGTTATTGATACAAATGATAAAGATTTCAATGTTAATGAAGAATTTATTAAACGAGAGGATGTTGATGACGTAAATCAAGACAATATTGAATTGCAAAATAAAGATGTCAGTGTTAAGCAAGAAGTGGATGTACAAGATCATTTTGAAGAAGTAAGCCAAGCTGATTTGCAAAATATTGATCCAAAACATGAGTTTGACATACAAGATGACATCAGTAGTGAGACTGGTCTGCAGAAGCAAACAAAGAAAGAGATAGATGCAAAGCAGATGGGTTTGCAGAAGAAGGACATAAAAAAAGAGACAGATGCAAAGCAAACAGGTCTGCAGAACGAGCAAATACAGAAAGAGATAGATGCCAATCATTCGGGTTTGCAGAAAGAGCAAACACAGAAAGAGATAGATGCAAAGCAGATGGGTTTACAGAAGCAAACAAAGGAAGAGATAGATGCGAAGGACAAGGGTTTGCAGAAGGCAGTGCAAATAAAGAAAGAGATGGAAGATCTGTATTCGGAACATGAGGTGCTAGAAGAAATTgtggtgggccctgtcgttgTTGAGACTCGTGCAAAATCTACAAGGAAAG aTAAAGAGGATTTGCTGATCGTCGCGAGTTCGGACCAAGTCGAATGCCACATCTGCTCTCTCGTGTGCAAGTATCCCAGCCATTTAAAGGTACACATTCGAAGACACACGAAACAGAAACCTTTCTCATGCAAACAATGTAACAAAAAATTCACTGTACGATACAGTTTAGAACAACACAAGCGCGTCCATACTGGCGCTAGACCTTACTCCTGTAGCTCGTGTGACAAACAGTTTGCATACAAAAGCGGTTTAACGATACATGAACGGACACACACAGGGGAAAAACCATATGCCTGCACTATGTGCAACGAAACCTTCATTTGTTTAAGTAATTTAAAGAGTCACAAACGAAGACACGCTGATGAAAAGCCTTTTTCTTGTAACTTGTGCGAAAAGAGATTTACCCAGCGAAGTTCATTAAACAGCCACGAGAAACTCCATAAAGGAATAAAAGCACACTCGTGTAGTACGTGTAATAAAGAGTTTTCGAAACTAAGTAATTTGAAAGTACATGAACGAAGTCACACGGGTGACAAACCTTATTCTTgcagatattgcgaaaaaaagtTTACAGTTCGTAGTCACTTGAAGAATCATGAGCGTATCCATACCCGTGACAAGCCCTATTCTTGTGGAATATGTAACCAAACGTTTACTCAGCAAAGTGCTTTAATATGTCATGAACGGACCCACACAGGACAGAAACCATATTCATGTGAAACTTGTGATAAAAAGTTTTCTAACAGCGACCATTTAAAGGTTCACGAGCGTATACACAGCGGGCAAAAACCTTATTCCTGTAAAATATGTAAGGAAACCTTCATTTATAGTAGTTCTTTAAAGAGTCATCTACGTACTCATTCTGGTGAACGGCCATACTATTGTGACATATGTAAGAAAACCTTTTCACACCGGAACACTTTGAAGGTTCACATACGTACTCACTCGGGTGAGAGACCGTTTTCGTGCGGGTCATGTGAGAAAGCATTCAGCACCCGCCACAGTCTACTTTGCCACGAACGTGTACACAGCGGTGACAAACCATATGCCTGTAATGTATGTAATAAGAGTTTTTCTCAACGGGTTACATTAATAAATCATGAAAGGCTTCACACAGGTGACAAACCATTCTCGTGTAAGACGTGTAAGAAGAGGTTTACGAACCGCAGCGGTTTATTCAGCCACAAGTGTGAACAGATGCAGAACcgtattgcaacgagttaa